One Thermithiobacillus tepidarius DSM 3134 genomic window, CGACGGCAGCAACGGCAAGACCCAGTACCCAACCGTGGCCGACGCGGAGCGGACCGCGGTCAATCAGGCGCTGCTGAGCTACACGGGCCTGCCGCAGACCACCCTGAAGCTGGGCCGACAGATCATCACCCTGGACAACCATCGCTTCATCGGCAACGTGGACTGGCGCCAGAACATGCAGACTTTCGACGGCGTGAGCTTGGAGAACAAAAGCTTGGCGGGCGTGACCCTGTATGCCGCCTATCTGACCCGGGTGCATGCCAGCTACGCTCACTTCCAGCCGCCGGTGGGACAAAACGAAAACCTGCAACCGGTACGCCTGACCCTGCTGCGCGCCGGCATCGAGCCGGTCAAGGGCACGACCCTGGCCGGCTTCGGCTACTTCTACGACGACCGCACCAAGGCCGACGGGGCAGCCAACAACCTGTCCAACGGCATCACCGGCCTGCGCCTGGACGGCGGCTATCCATTGGGCGGGGTGAAGGCGCTGTACACGGCCGAGTACGCCAAACAACTGGCCTACGCCGGCGGCCGCGCCGGGCTCAACACCGATTACTGGCACCTGGGCGCCGGCCTGAGTTGGCCGCAGTTCCACAACATCAGCGCCAGATTCGATTACGAAGTGCTCGGCACCAACGCCAACGCCACTTACGGCTTCCAGACGCCGCTGGCGACCAGGCACGCCTTCAACGGCTGGGCCGACCTCTTCCTGACCACCCCCGGCAACGGCCTGCGCGATCTCTTCGCTACCCTGGGCGCCACCGTCGCCAAGGCGCAGCTCTCCATGGTCTACCACGATTACCGCTCCGATGCCGGCGACGTGCGCTTCGGCAGCGAAATCGACTTTCTGGCAACTTATCCGCTGATGCAGCGTCTGACCCTGGGGGCCAAGTACGCCGATTACCGCGCCGACGAGCAGGCCGGCGTCAACTTCCCCGGCACAGCCCAAGCCAACGTGGATATCCAGAAGACCTGGGTGTTCATGACCTACAATTACTGATGAGCAAGACGACTTTCCCGCGCCCGGGGCTGGCGGAACAGCTCCCGGCTGCGCGGCCCGGCATGGAGGAGGAAAAAGGCGTGGCTGGCAAACTCTCCTGGTGGCGCCAGCTCGGTGCCGCCCCGCACCGGCTCATGTTTCTGTTCGGGGCGCTGCAGGCCGTCGGCGCCATGCTGTGGTGGCTCGTGGATCTGCTGGGCCGTTATGCCCAAGTCTACGCGCCGCTGCCGTGGAGCATTCCGCCCGCCTGGGGGCACGCCTTCCTGCTGATCTACGGCTTCTTTCCCTTCTACATCTTCGGCTTCCTGATGACCACCTACCCCAACTGGCTGAACGGGGCGAAGGTCCCGCCGGCGCGCTTTGTGCCGGCGGCCCTGCTGATGGCGGCGGGCATGCTGCTGTTCTACGTCGGACTGGTCGCCGGCCGGGCGCTGCTGCCCGGCGCCGTGCTGCTGCTCCTGGCCGGCTGGGGCCTGGGGCTCGCCACCCTGCTGGAGATCCAGTGGCGCAGCCGGGAGGCCGACAAGCGCCATGCCCGCGTCACCAGCCTGGGCCTGAGCCTGGGCTGGCTGGGGGCCGCCGCCTTCGGCCTGGGGCTGCTCGGCGGCAACCCGCGCTGGATCGAGATCAGCCGCGGCGTGGGCGTCTGGCTCTTCCTGCTGCCGGTCTTCTTCACCGTCAGCCACCGCATGATCCCCTTCTTCTCCAGCCGCGTGCTGGCCCCCTACGTCATTTATCGGCCGTACTGGGTGTTCGGGGCCGTGCTGGCCGGCGCCGCCGGGCATGTCCTGCTGGAACTGCTCGGCCTTCTTGCCTGGCGCTGGCTCGTCGACCTGCCCCTGCTGGCCATCGCCGTCCTGCTGTCCTGGCGCTGGGGGCTGCGGCGCAGCTTGCAGGCGCGCCTGCTGGCCGTGCTGCACCTGTCCTTCCTGTGGCTGGCCGTGGCCCTCGCCCTCTACGGCCTGCAAAGCCTGGGCGCGCTGCGGGATCCCGCTGGCGTGCCGTTCGGGCTCGCCCCCCTGCACGCCCTGGCCATCGGCTTTTTCGCTTCCATGGTCATCGGCATGGCCTCGCGCGTGACCCTGGGCCACTCGGGCCGGCCGCTGGTGGCTGACGCGATCACCTGGGCGCTCTTCCTGGGCATGCAGGCCACCGCCCTGCTGCGCGTTCTCCCCGACCTGGGCCTGCCGCTCGCCCCCGGGCTGGCCTACCCCCTGGCCGCCCTGGTCTGGCTGGCCAGCGTCGGCCCCTGGGCGGCCAAATACGCGCCGCTCTACTGGCGGCCCCGGGCCGACGGCAAGCCGGGCTGAGGCACGCCCCCCCTGAAACGCCTTGCCCGCCAGCGGCGGGCAAGGTCGCAACGCACGCCGGCCGCCGCGCTCAGGGGGCGCCGGCCTCGAACTCCGCCCCCGGTCGCCGTTCCGGCAGCTCGGCGAGCACGATCTGCCGGCGCGCCCGTTCCACGTCTTCCCGCAAGCGCCCGCCGATCAGGGCACGGGCATCCTTGAGGGCGGCGCTCAGCAGCTCGGCGGCGACGCTGCCTTCGTCGCGGCCGAACACCTGGGCCAGGGCCCGGAGTTCGTAATCCAGTTCCTGCTGCACGGGCACATCCAGGTGGGTTGCCGCCCGCCCAGCGGCCGGCAGCGGCGCGGCCTGCCCCTGGCTGGACTCCAGGCGGCGCACCACGGTGGCCACGCTGCTGGCCCCGGCCGTGGGCCCGAGCTTGATCTTGTTGAGGAAATAGTTTTCGAAATCCACCTTGGCCAGATGCACCCAGCGCCCCTGCTTGAGCCAATTGATGTCGCGCAGCGGCACCTGGGGCGCAGACAGGTAGGCAG contains:
- a CDS encoding alginate export family protein, whose protein sequence is MRKPHPLSLSAALLLALNLSAPAASADVLSDAISGGKVSLQLRPRYEFVNQDGKTENAQAFTMRTLLGYSTRPVAGLGATLQLSNVTHLANDAFFDGSNGKTQYPTVADAERTAVNQALLSYTGLPQTTLKLGRQIITLDNHRFIGNVDWRQNMQTFDGVSLENKSLAGVTLYAAYLTRVHASYAHFQPPVGQNENLQPVRLTLLRAGIEPVKGTTLAGFGYFYDDRTKADGAANNLSNGITGLRLDGGYPLGGVKALYTAEYAKQLAYAGGRAGLNTDYWHLGAGLSWPQFHNISARFDYEVLGTNANATYGFQTPLATRHAFNGWADLFLTTPGNGLRDLFATLGATVAKAQLSMVYHDYRSDAGDVRFGSEIDFLATYPLMQRLTLGAKYADYRADEQAGVNFPGTAQANVDIQKTWVFMTYNY
- a CDS encoding NnrS family protein, whose product is MSKTTFPRPGLAEQLPAARPGMEEEKGVAGKLSWWRQLGAAPHRLMFLFGALQAVGAMLWWLVDLLGRYAQVYAPLPWSIPPAWGHAFLLIYGFFPFYIFGFLMTTYPNWLNGAKVPPARFVPAALLMAAGMLLFYVGLVAGRALLPGAVLLLLAGWGLGLATLLEIQWRSREADKRHARVTSLGLSLGWLGAAAFGLGLLGGNPRWIEISRGVGVWLFLLPVFFTVSHRMIPFFSSRVLAPYVIYRPYWVFGAVLAGAAGHVLLELLGLLAWRWLVDLPLLAIAVLLSWRWGLRRSLQARLLAVLHLSFLWLAVALALYGLQSLGALRDPAGVPFGLAPLHALAIGFFASMVIGMASRVTLGHSGRPLVADAITWALFLGMQATALLRVLPDLGLPLAPGLAYPLAALVWLASVGPWAAKYAPLYWRPRADGKPG